A single Patescibacteria group bacterium DNA region contains:
- the tyrS gene encoding tyrosine--tRNA ligase yields MDILQKLKKRGYISQTSNDEGVASLLAKERATIYQGFDPSADSFTLGHLMPLMMLHHLQEAGHKIIFLIGGGTGKIGDPADKAFSRKLLDPETVAENAESLKKQVENIGLISFDSENKALMLDNNKWLSKFRFLDDFLLKVARHFSVNEMVKMETFSRRLESESHLSLLEFCYPVLQGWDFLYLFENHNCKIQVGGNDQWANILAGVDLIRRKHGEDAFAITHPLITTPSGEKMGKTAEGTIWLDPEKTNPFDFYQYLQGVPDEIVPIMLKTLTFLPLEKIEDLLRDPREAQKKLAFEVTKLVHGEDTAKKVARDTKKIFGEEEGKIEAVPTFKLPKEGLELDELLKQSSALPSKSESKRRVQQNAVEIDGKNITDPKTLIAKPCLIRYGKNSFLKITQG; encoded by the coding sequence ATGGACATCCTCCAAAAGCTAAAAAAACGTGGGTACATAAGCCAGACCTCGAATGACGAGGGGGTTGCCTCTTTACTCGCAAAGGAAAGGGCTACAATTTATCAAGGATTTGACCCTTCGGCGGACAGTTTCACCCTAGGACACCTTATGCCACTGATGATGCTTCACCACTTACAAGAAGCCGGACACAAGATTATATTTCTCATTGGCGGGGGTACAGGTAAGATTGGAGATCCCGCCGACAAGGCATTTTCGAGAAAATTATTAGACCCTGAGACTGTTGCCGAAAACGCGGAATCACTAAAAAAACAAGTTGAAAATATTGGATTGATTAGTTTTGATAGTGAAAACAAGGCTTTAATGCTTGATAATAATAAGTGGCTCTCGAAATTTCGATTTCTAGATGATTTCTTACTCAAAGTTGCCCGCCACTTTTCAGTTAACGAAATGGTTAAAATGGAAACTTTTTCCCGGCGTTTGGAATCAGAAAGCCATCTTTCCCTGCTAGAATTTTGTTACCCTGTACTTCAAGGGTGGGATTTTCTATATCTTTTTGAAAACCACAATTGCAAGATCCAGGTTGGAGGCAACGATCAATGGGCAAATATCTTAGCCGGCGTTGATCTTATCCGCAGGAAACATGGTGAAGATGCGTTCGCAATTACCCACCCATTAATAACCACACCAAGTGGTGAGAAAATGGGAAAAACTGCTGAAGGAACAATTTGGTTGGATCCAGAAAAAACTAATCCATTTGATTTCTACCAATATCTTCAAGGAGTACCAGACGAAATTGTTCCCATTATGCTAAAAACCCTAACATTTTTACCATTAGAGAAAATAGAGGACCTTCTCAGAGATCCGCGAGAAGCGCAAAAGAAGTTGGCATTTGAAGTTACAAAACTTGTCCACGGAGAAGATACTGCAAAAAAAGTAGCACGCGACACAAAGAAAATTTTTGGAGAAGAAGAAGGAAAAATAGAAGCAGTTCCCACCTTTAAACTCCCAAAAGAGGGTTTAGAACTAGATGAACTCCTAAAACAATCCAGTGCCCTACCCTCAAAGAGTGAATCGAAGCGCCGCGTCCAACAAAACGCAGTGGAAATAGACGGAAAAAACATAACTGATCCCAAAACCTTGATCGCCAAACCATGCCTAATTCGCTACGGCAAAAATTCTTTCCTCAAAATTACCCAGGGCTAA
- the trpS gene encoding tryptophan--tRNA ligase: protein MNSKKRILTGDRPTGKLHLGHYVGSLKNRVRLQDDYECFFIIADLHTLTTAPEKENLEKLPQNIHEMVLDYLAVGVDPEKSTIYVQSQIPEVTYLSLLFSMLVSVPRCQRIPTLKEVMRDLNIKKPSLGLLTYPVLQAADILMVRADLVPVGKDQQSHVELTREIARRFNNLYGETFPEPEPLIGEVPTLVGLDGNAKMSKSLDNCIYLSDKAEVVEEKVMGMYTDPNRIHPTDPGKVEGNPVFIYHNAFNPEKEEVKDLKERYRKGKVGDVEVKEKLARAINEFLDPIRERRKKYKKQPELIEKILNEGTKKARAEAAETLKLAKKAMDLDKVLPS from the coding sequence ATGAATAGCAAAAAAAGAATACTAACAGGTGACAGACCAACGGGGAAATTACACTTGGGGCATTATGTTGGCTCGCTTAAAAACCGAGTGCGGTTGCAGGATGACTACGAGTGCTTCTTCATCATTGCCGACTTACACACCTTAACCACAGCCCCAGAAAAGGAAAATTTAGAAAAACTTCCCCAAAATATTCACGAAATGGTTTTGGATTACCTAGCAGTAGGAGTTGACCCAGAAAAGTCAACAATCTACGTTCAATCTCAAATCCCCGAGGTTACTTATCTGTCCTTACTTTTTTCAATGCTGGTCAGCGTCCCCCGTTGTCAGAGAATACCAACGCTAAAGGAAGTAATGCGCGATTTAAATATTAAGAAACCTTCCCTAGGTCTACTTACCTACCCCGTACTACAAGCAGCAGATATCTTAATGGTCCGCGCTGATCTTGTGCCAGTAGGAAAAGACCAGCAATCTCATGTAGAGCTAACCCGAGAAATTGCACGGCGCTTTAACAATCTCTATGGTGAAACCTTCCCCGAACCAGAACCTTTAATTGGTGAAGTGCCCACCCTAGTCGGCCTTGATGGTAATGCAAAAATGAGTAAATCGTTGGATAATTGTATTTACCTTTCTGATAAAGCAGAAGTTGTAGAAGAAAAGGTTATGGGTATGTACACGGACCCTAACCGCATCCATCCCACAGATCCAGGCAAAGTAGAAGGTAATCCTGTATTTATATACCACAACGCTTTTAATCCCGAAAAAGAGGAAGTAAAGGATTTGAAAGAAAGATATAGGAAAGGTAAAGTAGGAGATGTAGAGGTAAAAGAAAAGTTAGCCCGAGCAATAAACGAATTTCTTGACCCCATTCGAGAACGGCGTAAAAAATACAAAAAACAGCCAGAATTAATTGAAAAAATCCTGAATGAGGGAACAAAAAAAGCTCGGGCCGAAGCCGCAGAAACTTTAAAACTAGCCAAAAAAGCCATGGACCTAGACAAAGTCCTACCTTCATAA
- the dinB gene encoding DNA polymerase IV: MDCHSRERKILHLDMDSYFASVEQQQEPSLRGIPIGVSGKPGTRTVVAAASREAKPFGVKSGMPTWEAKELCPQIRFVQGHMENYQKCSRTWLQIMREFSPILEIFSIDEAFLDITDTVERFGGELKLAQQIKKKIRNQLGKYITASIGIAPNKTFAKLVCQKVKPNGIFILKRKNIPALLKNTIPKEICGIGSKTAAKLEKMGISSLAELGNYPLENLKAVFGSSAQNLKLFGQGIDNAPVVPYWQEEKEKSISRSFTLPKEVSTFEAAKPVLFRLAERIARKMRNKNVFGNTITLQLRNLNFKTQTRQKSISYYTQDAREIFATCVKLYKKFKGFENIRLVGIRVSNLTKEKNMPQNMFKTNWQELTKTVDKINQHFGEKIVHATSLPANKILKPPIGYNQEKVKPV, translated from the coding sequence ATGGACTGCCACAGTAGAGAACGGAAAATTTTACACCTGGATATGGATTCTTACTTTGCTTCAGTAGAGCAACAGCAAGAGCCTTCGTTACGAGGAATACCAATTGGTGTTTCAGGAAAGCCAGGAACCAGAACTGTAGTGGCAGCAGCCTCACGCGAAGCAAAACCTTTTGGTGTTAAATCTGGAATGCCTACCTGGGAAGCAAAAGAACTTTGCCCCCAGATCCGGTTTGTGCAAGGTCATATGGAAAATTACCAAAAGTGCAGTAGAACCTGGCTTCAAATTATGCGAGAGTTCTCCCCTATTCTAGAAATATTTTCTATTGATGAAGCTTTCCTCGATATAACCGACACGGTTGAAAGATTTGGCGGAGAATTAAAGCTAGCACAACAAATAAAAAAGAAGATTAGGAACCAGCTGGGAAAATATATTACAGCTTCTATTGGTATTGCACCTAATAAAACCTTTGCTAAACTAGTCTGCCAAAAAGTAAAACCAAACGGTATTTTTATCTTAAAAAGGAAAAATATCCCAGCTCTACTTAAAAATACAATCCCAAAAGAAATTTGTGGCATCGGTTCTAAAACTGCAGCTAAGCTGGAAAAAATGGGGATAAGTTCTCTTGCTGAACTAGGCAACTATCCATTAGAAAACTTAAAAGCGGTGTTTGGTTCAAGCGCACAAAACTTGAAACTATTTGGACAGGGAATTGATAACGCGCCTGTTGTACCCTACTGGCAAGAAGAAAAGGAAAAATCAATCAGCCGCTCTTTTACTCTACCTAAAGAGGTTTCTACCTTTGAGGCTGCAAAGCCAGTCCTCTTTCGGCTTGCAGAAAGGATAGCCAGAAAGATGCGAAACAAAAATGTTTTTGGAAATACAATTACACTGCAACTTAGAAATCTAAATTTTAAAACCCAAACTAGGCAAAAATCAATCTCTTATTATACTCAAGATGCGAGAGAAATATTTGCTACCTGTGTAAAACTTTACAAAAAATTTAAGGGTTTTGAAAATATAAGACTGGTAGGAATCCGTGTCTCTAACCTAACTAAAGAAAAAAACATGCCGCAAAACATGTTCAAAACTAATTGGCAAGAGCTAACCAAAACAGTAGATAAAATAAACCAACACTTTGGCGAAAAGATTGTCCATGCTACATCCCTCCCTGCCAACAAAATCCTTAAACCACCAATCGGTTATAATCAAGAAAAGGTCAAACCTGTATAA
- a CDS encoding Mth938-like domain-containing protein: protein MSVRFDSTQFGSVTINGKQYKDVLVVGEEIIPRDLDVLHKRYGTGHKIAPEELDKLLDEKPAFLVIGTGQTGVLHIPDSVRKEVKDAEVDLIAKITPKAIENFNALREKGNRVNALIHVTC from the coding sequence ATGAGTGTTAGGTTTGATTCTACACAGTTTGGTAGTGTAACTATTAATGGCAAACAGTATAAAGATGTCCTGGTTGTGGGCGAGGAAATTATTCCCCGTGATTTGGATGTGTTGCACAAGCGCTACGGTACTGGGCATAAAATTGCTCCTGAGGAATTGGATAAATTGTTAGATGAGAAACCTGCTTTCTTGGTTATTGGTACGGGGCAGACTGGTGTGCTTCACATTCCGGATAGTGTACGGAAAGAGGTTAAAGATGCTGAAGTTGACTTGATTGCCAAAATAACACCCAAAGCTATTGAGAATTTCAATGCTTTGAGAGAAAAAGGTAACAGGGTAAACGCGTTGATTCATGTAACGTGTTAG
- the greA gene encoding transcription elongation factor GreA: MKEKQKKILTPGGYKKLKEEYEELTQEKRKEIAEKIREAREQGDLSENAAYKAAKEEQVFVERRIDELETVLRQAKVVERSNDACGKVDLGCKVQVYLEGQNHEFFIVGAEEANPTEGKISYESPLGQALMGKAPGERVEVETPGGRITYIVKGIE; encoded by the coding sequence ATGAAAGAAAAGCAGAAGAAAATTTTGACCCCGGGAGGGTACAAAAAACTGAAAGAAGAGTACGAAGAACTAACTCAGGAGAAAAGAAAAGAAATAGCTGAGAAAATTCGCGAAGCTCGCGAGCAAGGGGATCTTTCGGAAAACGCTGCATATAAGGCAGCTAAGGAAGAGCAAGTGTTTGTAGAGCGGCGGATTGATGAACTTGAGACTGTTTTGCGGCAGGCCAAAGTTGTTGAGCGTAGTAATGATGCTTGTGGTAAAGTCGACCTAGGGTGCAAAGTGCAAGTTTATTTGGAAGGACAGAATCATGAGTTTTTTATTGTGGGTGCCGAGGAGGCAAACCCAACTGAGGGCAAGATTTCCTATGAGTCGCCCTTGGGGCAAGCGCTAATGGGTAAAGCTCCGGGGGAGCGGGTTGAAGTAGAAACTCCAGGTGGTAGAATAACTTATATTGTAAAGGGGATTGAATGA
- a CDS encoding GreA/GreB family elongation factor, with translation MINLEKTYYLTPEGLEKFKEKLEHLEENVMDDVRSELRVAQEEEPDPTENPGLRDAISRQQQAEEEIEELKNVLNNYELIEGGSGDKVELGSVVEVKVDGEKDKFQIVGSLEADPVNGKISYESPVGEALLGAKPGEEVEAGGSIVRGATYKVLSVN, from the coding sequence ATGATAAATTTAGAAAAAACATACTATTTAACCCCAGAGGGGTTGGAAAAATTTAAGGAAAAGCTGGAGCATTTGGAAGAAAATGTTATGGATGATGTGCGAAGTGAGTTAAGAGTTGCTCAGGAAGAAGAGCCAGACCCTACCGAAAATCCTGGTCTTCGAGATGCAATTAGTCGCCAGCAACAAGCGGAGGAAGAAATTGAGGAGCTGAAAAATGTCCTTAATAATTACGAATTAATTGAAGGAGGCTCGGGTGATAAGGTTGAACTAGGATCGGTTGTGGAAGTCAAGGTAGATGGGGAGAAGGACAAATTCCAAATTGTTGGTTCGTTGGAAGCAGATCCTGTTAATGGTAAAATTTCTTATGAATCTCCAGTGGGGGAAGCACTTTTGGGTGCTAAGCCTGGTGAAGAAGTTGAAGCGGGAGGTTCTATAGTTAGAGGAGCTACTTATAAGGTTTTATCTGTTAATTAA
- the lysS gene encoding lysine--tRNA ligase, which yields MPQPIEELKRVRIEKLEKLRDLGIDPYPASWKFFDSRISNQELREKDLGSEVVAVGRIRATRGHGGIVFVDIYDESGKIQVCFREDGFNPQGPWEFNNLNLLDLGDFIGVRGELFKTEAGELTILVEDLKLLSKTIRPLPSEWYGLKDKEERYRKRYLDLIMNPEVREVFRKRTKILTLLRKYLDNHGFMEVETPILQPIYGGASARPFVTHLEALDTDFYLRISNELYLKRLVVGGFEKVYEVSKDFRNEGIDRQHSPEFTQIEFYWAYADYEDLMDFIEEMLCSVIEEICGSLEVEFGEEKLDFTSPWNRITYRDLVLEQTGIDIDKVTTEKALLSELKEKDLSIDLEGAVGYGAVLDNLYKEYCQPTLVQPTFLIEHPAELMPLAKRMSDDPSKIQSVQLLVSGYELIKAYSELNDPQDQRERWEEQEGLAAKGLEEHEALDEDYIEALEYGMPPTAGWGMGIDRLTAILTNQPSIRDVILFPLMRPEK from the coding sequence ATGCCGCAGCCAATTGAAGAACTTAAGCGCGTTCGTATAGAAAAATTGGAAAAATTAAGAGACTTGGGAATTGATCCCTATCCCGCTAGTTGGAAGTTTTTTGATTCTAGAATTTCCAACCAAGAGTTGAGGGAGAAAGACTTGGGTTCAGAAGTAGTGGCGGTTGGAAGAATCCGTGCTACGCGCGGTCACGGTGGAATAGTTTTTGTTGATATTTATGACGAAAGTGGAAAAATCCAGGTTTGTTTTAGAGAAGATGGATTTAATCCCCAAGGTCCTTGGGAGTTCAACAACTTAAACCTTTTGGATTTAGGAGACTTTATCGGGGTACGAGGTGAGCTTTTTAAAACTGAGGCTGGTGAGCTTACTATACTGGTAGAAGATTTGAAACTCCTCTCTAAAACTATTCGTCCCCTTCCTTCTGAATGGTATGGTCTTAAAGATAAAGAAGAACGTTACCGAAAACGATACTTAGACCTTATTATGAATCCCGAAGTACGGGAGGTTTTCCGAAAGCGAACGAAGATTCTGACCTTGCTCCGAAAGTATTTAGACAACCATGGATTTATGGAAGTAGAGACTCCTATTCTTCAGCCTATTTATGGCGGGGCTTCTGCTCGACCTTTTGTAACTCATTTGGAAGCTTTGGATACAGATTTTTACCTCCGGATTTCTAATGAGCTTTATCTTAAGAGGCTAGTTGTGGGGGGTTTTGAAAAAGTTTATGAAGTTTCCAAAGATTTTCGTAATGAGGGTATTGATCGGCAACACAGTCCGGAATTTACTCAAATTGAGTTTTATTGGGCGTATGCGGATTACGAAGATTTAATGGATTTTATAGAAGAGATGCTTTGTTCTGTGATTGAGGAAATTTGCGGTTCATTGGAAGTAGAGTTTGGGGAGGAGAAACTTGATTTTACTTCGCCCTGGAACCGAATAACCTATCGCGATTTAGTCTTGGAACAGACTGGTATTGATATAGACAAAGTAACCACGGAGAAAGCGCTTCTTAGTGAGCTTAAGGAGAAAGACTTGTCTATTGATTTGGAAGGTGCGGTGGGCTACGGTGCTGTTCTTGATAACCTCTATAAAGAGTACTGCCAACCAACTTTAGTTCAGCCCACATTTCTAATTGAACATCCAGCCGAACTTATGCCCCTTGCAAAAAGAATGTCGGACGATCCTTCTAAAATCCAAAGTGTTCAACTGTTGGTTTCAGGATATGAGTTGATTAAAGCTTACAGCGAGTTAAATGATCCTCAGGATCAAAGAGAACGTTGGGAAGAGCAGGAAGGTTTAGCAGCAAAGGGTTTAGAGGAGCATGAAGCTCTGGATGAAGATTACATTGAGGCTTTAGAATACGGTATGCCTCCTACTGCGGGGTGGGGGATGGGAATTGATAGGTTAACAGCAATTCTTACCAATCAGCCTTCAATTCGGGATGTAATCCTTTTTCCGTTGATGCGCCCAGAGAAATAG
- a CDS encoding HDIG domain-containing protein → MITKERALEILKGNIENENLRKHHYAVAAAMRALHNYFEEKGETCTEPVEAWEIVGLLHDADYEETKNDPENHTLVLAEQLEEEGVSEKIIRAIKAHNCEYTHTEPQSKLEWSLIACDDLTGLVVAVALVHPTKLEGVSVESVMKKFDSSSFAAGADRERIVLCEEKLGIPLEDFVGIVLSAMKQDRDQLGL, encoded by the coding sequence ATGATTACCAAGGAACGTGCTTTAGAGATTTTAAAAGGAAATATTGAAAACGAAAACCTCCGAAAGCACCATTATGCAGTAGCTGCTGCTATGCGTGCCCTTCATAACTATTTTGAGGAAAAAGGAGAAACTTGTACTGAGCCTGTCGAAGCATGGGAGATTGTCGGACTTTTACACGATGCGGATTATGAAGAAACTAAAAATGATCCAGAAAATCACACTTTGGTTTTAGCAGAGCAGTTGGAGGAAGAGGGTGTTTCGGAAAAGATAATTCGGGCTATAAAAGCACATAATTGTGAATATACACATACAGAACCGCAGAGCAAGCTTGAATGGTCGCTTATTGCTTGTGATGACTTGACTGGCCTTGTTGTTGCTGTGGCTTTAGTTCACCCCACTAAATTAGAAGGTGTTTCGGTGGAGTCAGTAATGAAAAAGTTTGATTCCTCTTCTTTTGCAGCTGGTGCTGACCGGGAAAGAATTGTTCTTTGCGAAGAAAAGCTCGGAATTCCCCTCGAAGACTTTGTTGGTATTGTTCTCTCTGCAATGAAACAAGACCGCGATCAGCTGGGATTGTGA
- a CDS encoding EamA family transporter yields MYIFILVVIVSSGLASITLRLLGRDEPRGELPAFLFQFISALFFLPFVREVPSLSSVWFFPFLASVFYGLGNIFMFKAFEKGEVSLLAPLGNLGPVLTLLFSVVLLGEGFSWAKVLGTLLVVFGLAFLKKGENFLRSLEALIRDRNCRFYFLFLIFFNIAGVFDKKATPYFATTTYSFVQFFLPSLMVLAYLIARGNFGNLVLFTKVRLPLAVLTSLVISIRYASFYTAITSAELSLVTPLFSLSTFVSLFLASWWLKEKVEQRWAAALFTVLGSALLLHKL; encoded by the coding sequence ATGTATATATTTATTCTTGTTGTCATAGTTTCTAGTGGTTTAGCTTCTATTACCTTGCGGTTACTTGGTCGTGATGAGCCGCGTGGCGAACTTCCTGCCTTTCTTTTTCAATTTATTAGCGCGCTTTTTTTCTTGCCGTTTGTGCGTGAAGTTCCGTCTCTTTCTTCGGTCTGGTTTTTTCCTTTTTTAGCGAGTGTGTTTTATGGCTTGGGAAACATCTTTATGTTCAAGGCATTTGAGAAGGGGGAGGTTTCTTTACTTGCGCCTTTGGGTAATTTAGGTCCGGTTTTGACTTTACTCTTTTCGGTAGTTTTACTCGGAGAAGGTTTTAGTTGGGCAAAAGTTTTGGGAACTTTGCTTGTTGTTTTTGGTTTAGCTTTTTTGAAAAAGGGGGAGAATTTTCTCCGATCGTTAGAAGCACTAATTCGGGACAGAAATTGCCGGTTTTACTTTTTGTTTCTAATCTTTTTTAACATTGCCGGTGTGTTTGATAAAAAAGCCACTCCTTACTTTGCCACGACCACCTACAGTTTTGTTCAGTTCTTTTTGCCCTCTTTGATGGTTTTAGCTTATCTTATTGCCCGGGGTAATTTTGGTAATCTAGTATTATTTACTAAAGTAAGGCTCCCCTTGGCTGTTCTCACTTCGTTAGTGATAAGCATTCGTTACGCAAGCTTTTATACTGCGATAACAAGTGCAGAGTTAAGTCTTGTTACTCCGCTGTTTTCGCTTAGTACGTTTGTTTCTCTTTTTCTCGCTTCCTGGTGGCTAAAAGAAAAGGTGGAACAGCGCTGGGCCGCCGCACTTTTTACAGTTCTTGGTTCCGCTTTACTTCTTCATAAACTTTAA
- a CDS encoding YerC/YecD family TrpR-related protein: MPKEKNKEFPWMNEEMKGFFVAALKTQNLRDQAKFFRDILTDNELRMLGLRWHIAEKLWQEEQTYEQIAEELETTTTTVTKIAKRLYFGEGGLELVLKILYPKKPDKDELEKDEMRKIEEKMSSREKLAKTGIPF, encoded by the coding sequence TTGCCAAAAGAAAAAAACAAAGAATTTCCCTGGATGAACGAGGAAATGAAGGGGTTCTTCGTTGCGGCCCTCAAAACACAAAACCTTCGTGATCAGGCCAAATTTTTTCGTGACATTCTTACGGATAACGAACTTAGAATGTTGGGTCTGCGCTGGCATATTGCCGAAAAACTCTGGCAAGAGGAACAAACATATGAACAAATCGCAGAAGAGTTGGAAACAACAACTACTACAGTTACCAAAATTGCAAAGAGGCTATACTTCGGTGAAGGGGGTCTGGAATTGGTATTAAAGATTCTATATCCCAAAAAGCCAGACAAAGATGAACTAGAAAAAGACGAAATGCGAAAAATTGAAGAAAAAATGAGTTCACGAGAAAAACTAGCAAAAACCGGAATTCCTTTTTGA
- the serS gene encoding serine--tRNA ligase: MLDIDFIRNNPDTVRRGLQAKQANPSLVDKTLELDKERRELLQEVEKLRHEINEISNIQEKPSADDIERAKKLKNQLRKLEPKLREVEERFKEVWQQIPNMPAEDVPRGESEEENVEVKKWGKPRDFDFEPKPYWELGESLRIIDKERAAKVSGARFGYLKGAAVLLEFALVDLAIKNLLWEGFLPVIPPVMINDKAMRAMGYLEHGGEQETYHFEKDQLYLIGTSEQAVGPMHMNEVLEEGTLPRRYVAFSTCFRREAGSYGKDTKGIFRVHQFDKVEMFSFTHPEGSEEEHDFLLSVQENLMQELEIPYQVTEMCTGDLGAPAARKYDINAWFPSQDCYRETHSASNCTDFQARRLNVKYQNEKGEKDFVHTLNGTAFAIGRTVLAILENYQQEDGSVLIPEALEPMVEMGVIQPVPSKL; the protein is encoded by the coding sequence ATGCTAGATATTGATTTTATTCGTAACAATCCAGATACGGTGCGGAGGGGTTTACAAGCCAAGCAAGCTAATCCTTCTTTGGTTGATAAAACTCTTGAGTTGGACAAAGAACGGCGTGAGCTTTTGCAAGAGGTAGAAAAACTGCGGCATGAGATAAATGAAATTAGTAATATTCAGGAAAAGCCATCTGCAGATGATATTGAGAGAGCTAAAAAGTTAAAGAATCAGCTAAGAAAACTTGAACCAAAGCTTCGGGAGGTTGAAGAAAGGTTTAAGGAAGTTTGGCAACAAATTCCAAATATGCCTGCTGAAGATGTTCCTCGGGGGGAAAGTGAAGAAGAAAATGTTGAGGTTAAAAAGTGGGGTAAGCCACGGGATTTTGATTTTGAACCTAAGCCTTATTGGGAGCTAGGCGAAAGCTTGAGAATTATAGATAAAGAAAGGGCAGCTAAAGTTTCCGGAGCCCGCTTTGGTTATCTAAAAGGAGCTGCAGTTTTGTTGGAGTTTGCCTTAGTTGACTTAGCAATAAAGAACCTTCTTTGGGAGGGTTTTCTTCCTGTAATTCCACCCGTAATGATAAATGATAAAGCCATGCGTGCCATGGGTTATTTGGAACATGGCGGTGAGCAGGAGACTTATCATTTTGAAAAAGACCAGCTTTATTTAATTGGGACTTCGGAGCAAGCAGTTGGTCCTATGCATATGAATGAGGTTTTGGAGGAGGGTACGTTGCCACGGCGTTATGTTGCTTTTTCTACTTGTTTTCGGCGCGAGGCTGGTAGCTATGGCAAAGATACTAAGGGTATTTTTCGAGTTCATCAATTTGATAAGGTAGAGATGTTTTCTTTTACCCATCCGGAAGGATCCGAGGAGGAACACGACTTTCTCCTCTCTGTGCAAGAAAACCTAATGCAAGAACTAGAAATTCCTTACCAAGTGACAGAAATGTGTACTGGTGACCTGGGTGCTCCAGCAGCTAGAAAGTATGATATTAATGCCTGGTTCCCTTCACAAGATTGTTATCGGGAGACGCATTCTGCCAGCAATTGTACAGACTTTCAGGCTCGAAGGCTTAATGTAAAATACCAAAATGAAAAAGGTGAGAAAGATTTTGTTCATACCTTGAACGGTACTGCGTTTGCTATTGGTAGGACAGTTTTGGCTATTTTAGAGAACTACCAACAAGAGGATGGTTCGGTATTGATACCAGAAGCTTTGGAACCTATGGTGGAAATGGGAGTGATTCAGCCTGTCCCAAGTAAATTGTAG
- a CDS encoding phosphatase PAP2 family protein, which produces MADFLILAIGKYLVFVFLLPLVYFWLKGKKSVVFQALLAVLIANILSLLVGIVFPALRPFELAETSPRVPIFFLEQNSRFRTTSFPSKHAAASAAIAFSVLVDNKLLGLVLLAFALSVGAGRVWAFVHRWFDVVGGFGLGLFAAFVARFVVNHKVIGSFMAKMEAKLPPYPTHE; this is translated from the coding sequence GTGGCTGATTTTTTAATTTTAGCTATAGGCAAATATTTGGTGTTTGTTTTCCTTTTGCCGCTTGTTTACTTTTGGCTTAAGGGAAAAAAAAGTGTTGTTTTTCAAGCCTTGTTAGCTGTACTTATTGCTAACATACTTTCATTGTTGGTTGGGATTGTATTTCCGGCACTCAGACCTTTTGAATTAGCAGAGACTTCTCCACGAGTTCCAATCTTTTTTTTGGAGCAGAACTCTAGATTTCGAACTACCTCTTTTCCTTCTAAGCATGCAGCTGCTAGTGCTGCTATTGCCTTTTCTGTTTTAGTGGATAATAAACTTTTGGGTTTGGTTCTGTTGGCTTTTGCGCTGTCTGTAGGCGCAGGCAGAGTGTGGGCGTTTGTCCACCGTTGGTTCGATGTTGTTGGTGGTTTTGGGTTGGGGTTGTTTGCAGCGTTTGTTGCTAGATTTGTGGTGAACCACAAGGTTATTGGTAGTTTTATGGCTAAGATGGAGGCAAAGTTACCTCCATACCCAACTCATGAATAG